Proteins encoded in a region of the Triticum dicoccoides isolate Atlit2015 ecotype Zavitan chromosome 3A, WEW_v2.0, whole genome shotgun sequence genome:
- the LOC119268668 gene encoding polyamine oxidase 1-like yields the protein MRARLARMIEKKRRIAIVGAGIAGLSAAQQLCGAGRDKFEVVVVEAGCRTGGRVFTSEFAGHRLEMGATWVQGIVGSPVYALAREAGALRQEAADLPYERMDGFPDSVLTVAEGGDLVDADTVAKPIEELYRGMMEAARAGEAVGGGGVEEYLRRGLRAYQAARPGGSKEQEEIEEALIGMHINRERTDTSANDLGDLDLVAEGEYSDFPGDHVTIPGGYTRVVEHLVAALPPGTVRLGLRLRRLDWGETAVRLHFADEATTTLTADHVILTVSLGVLKASIGKDVSATADPPLPQFKRDAVARLGFGIVDKLFIDLEAVETPEPDGGDEQLARAASPAFPFLHMAFVGDVAKIPWWMRGTESVCPVHAASTVALAWFAGREAAHLESLPDDEVIRAVHSTLESFLPAPPRRCGGAGAGPTPRWRVKRIKRSGWATDPLFLGSYSYVAVGSSGEDLDWMAEPLPRGQEAGRTPLRVLFAGEATHRTHYSTTHAAYLSGVREADQLLQHYR from the coding sequence ATGCGCGCGCGGCTGGCGAGGATGATTGAGAAGAAGCGGAGGATTGCCATAGTGGGCGCGGGCATAGCCGGACTCTCGGCGGCGCAGCAGCTATGCGGCGCGGGCCGGGACAAGttcgaggtggtggtggtggaggctgGTTGCCGCACTGGCGGCCGGGTATTCACGTCCGAGTTCGCCGGCCATCGTCTCGAGATGGGCGCTACGTGGGTGCAGGGCATCGTCGGGAGCCCCGTGTACGCGCTGGCCCGTGAAGCAGGCGCGCTCCGGCAGGAGGCCGCGGACCTCCCTTACGAGCGCATGGACGGGTTCCCTGACAGCGTCCTGACTGTcgccgagggcggcgacctcgtcgACGCGGACACGGTGGCCAAGCCGATCGAGGAGCTGTACAGGGGCATGATGGAGGCCGCGCGTGCCGGTGAGGCTGTCGGCggagggggtgtggaggagtacctGCGCCGGGGGCTGCGAGCGTACCAGGCGGCACGCCCGGGCGGGAGCAAGGAGCAGGAGGAGATCGAGGAGGCGCTGATCGGCATGCACATCAACCGGGAGCGCACGGACACCTCCGCCAACGACCTCGGCGACCTTGACCTCGTGGCCGAGGGCGAGTACAGCGACTTCCCCGGCGACCACGTCACGATCCCCGGTGGGTACACCCGCGTCGTGGAGCACCTCGTCGCCGCGCTCCCGCCCGGCACCGTCCGCCTCGGCCTCCGCCTCCGTCGTCTCGACTGGGGCgaaaccgccgtgcgcctccacttcGCCGATGAGGCGACGACGACGCTCACCGCCGATCACGTCATCCTCACGGTCTCGCTCGGCGTCCTAAAAGCGAGCATCGGCAAAGACGTGTCCGCTACGGCTGACCCGCCGCTCCCACAGTTCAAGCGTGACGCCGTCGCGCGGCTGGGATTCGGTATCGTGGACAAGCTGTTCATCGACCTGGAGGCCGTGGAGACGCCGGAgccggacggcggcgacgagcagcTAGCCAGGGCGGCCTCGCCGGCTTTCCCGTTCCTGCACATGGCCTTCGTCGGAGACGTGGCGAAGATCCCGTGGTGGATGCGCGGCACCGAGTCAGTCTGCCCCGTCCACGCGGCCTCCACCGTGGCGCTCGCATGGTTCGCCGGGCGGGAGGCCGCGCACCTCGAGTCGCTCCCCGACGACGAGGTCATCCGCGCGGTCCACTCCACGTTGGAATCGTTCCTCCCGGCCCCACCTCGCCGCTGCGGCGGGGCCGGCGCGGGGCCGACCCCACGGTGGAGGGTGAAGAGAATCAAGAGGAGCGGGTGGGCGACGGACCCGCTGTTCCTCGGGTCCTACAGCTACGTCGCCGTCGGGTCAAGCGGCGAGGATCTCGATTGGATGGCAGAGCCGCTCCCACGCGGACAGGAGGCCGGTCGGACGCCGCTACGCGTGCTGTTCGCGGGCGAGGCGACGCACCGGACGCACTACTCGACGACGCACGCGGCCTACCTGAGCGGCGTACGGGAGGCCGACCAGCTGCTGCAGCACTACCGCTGA